A single window of Granulicella mallensis MP5ACTX8 DNA harbors:
- the ribH gene encoding 6,7-dimethyl-8-ribityllumazine synthase translates to MIKGITSVAAIASDEGFDRLNSLFRALGFEEGKGWNDSSGRGAAFLAPVGNLELVTGRAPAVPGLLVEVTQLDAVYAAVQGWLAVQSAENVSAAKLTEVAPTHWNSRIFTVDLAPGLQLGFWESENPLHNRPIAVEGDLSAAGKKFAIVVARWNAVITDRLLQGSLDALHRSGCAKDDVEIVRVPGAWEIPSAARTLAESKRFAGVITLGVLLRGETAHYEAIYTEVARGIGQSQQETGIPHGFGVLTCETLEQALDRAGLKAGNKGFEAAIAVIEMASIQGKLAGKN, encoded by the coding sequence ATGATTAAGGGAATTACATCGGTTGCGGCTATCGCTTCGGACGAAGGATTCGACAGGCTCAACAGCCTGTTTCGCGCATTGGGTTTTGAAGAAGGCAAGGGTTGGAACGACAGCTCCGGACGCGGTGCGGCGTTTCTCGCTCCGGTAGGCAATCTGGAGCTTGTTACCGGCCGTGCACCCGCCGTTCCGGGGCTGCTGGTCGAGGTCACACAGTTGGATGCTGTGTATGCTGCCGTGCAGGGCTGGCTTGCCGTACAGAGCGCGGAGAACGTCAGCGCCGCGAAACTCACCGAGGTTGCGCCGACGCATTGGAACTCGCGCATCTTCACGGTCGATCTTGCGCCCGGGTTACAGCTTGGTTTCTGGGAGTCGGAGAATCCGCTCCACAACCGTCCGATCGCCGTGGAAGGCGATCTTTCGGCGGCAGGCAAGAAGTTCGCGATCGTCGTCGCCCGCTGGAACGCGGTGATCACCGATCGCCTGTTGCAGGGCTCGCTCGATGCGCTGCATCGCAGTGGTTGTGCGAAGGACGACGTCGAGATTGTGCGCGTCCCCGGCGCGTGGGAGATTCCCTCCGCCGCACGCACGCTGGCTGAGTCGAAACGCTTTGCCGGAGTGATCACCCTGGGTGTTCTGCTGCGTGGTGAGACGGCGCACTATGAGGCCATCTACACCGAGGTCGCGCGCGGGATTGGGCAGTCGCAGCAGGAGACCGGCATTCCTCATGGCTTTGGTGTTCTTACCTGCGAGACGCTCGAACAGGCGCTTGACCGCGCCGGACTGAAGGCCGGGAACAAGGGCTTCGAGGCGGCGATTGCGGTCATCGAGATGGCGTCGATTCAGGGCAAGCTGGCAGGGAAGAACTAA
- the nusB gene encoding transcription antitermination factor NusB, protein MGTRRKSRELAMQMLFQGDLGKQKPEEVEELFWASREDVDDETRGFADDLHRLATQREDEVDALIQKHAQNWRLERMPVVDRNLLRTAVAEMVGYPKTPAAVIINETLEIARRYAAPESIHFLNGVLDAIGRELLEVRLKL, encoded by the coding sequence ATGGGCACTCGTCGCAAGTCCCGTGAGTTAGCCATGCAGATGCTCTTCCAGGGTGACCTCGGCAAGCAGAAGCCGGAAGAGGTCGAGGAGTTGTTCTGGGCGTCGCGCGAAGATGTCGATGATGAGACGCGTGGCTTTGCCGACGATCTCCATCGCCTCGCTACGCAACGCGAGGACGAGGTCGATGCGCTGATCCAGAAGCATGCGCAGAACTGGCGGCTGGAGCGTATGCCGGTCGTCGACCGTAACCTGCTGCGCACAGCTGTCGCGGAGATGGTGGGATATCCCAAGACACCCGCTGCGGTCATCATCAATGAGACGCTGGAGATCGCCCGCCGCTATGCCGCACCGGAGAGCATTCACTTTCTGAATGGTGTTCTGGATGCGATCGGACGCGAGTTACTGGAAGTCCGGTTGAAGCTATAA